Proteins encoded by one window of Carcharodon carcharias isolate sCarCar2 chromosome 30, sCarCar2.pri, whole genome shotgun sequence:
- the LOC121271158 gene encoding basic salivary proline-rich protein 1-like, translating into MLEGQVTQNSTRQPRPRDPLKRQGPGTRSNAKAQGPAQTPRPRDPLKRQGPGARSNAKAQGPAQTPRPRDPLKRQGPGTRSNAKAQGPAQTPRPSDPLKRQGPGARSNAKAQGPAQTPRPRGPLKRQGPGTRSNAKAQGPAQTPRSRGPLKRQGPGTRSNAKAQGPAQAPRPRDPLKRQGPGTRSNAKAQGPAQTPRPRDPLKRQGPGARSNAKAQGPAQTPRPRGPLKRQGPGARSNAKAQGPAQTPRPRDPLKRLGPGARSNAKAQGPAQTPRPRDPLKRQGPGTRSNAKAQGPAQTPRPRDPLKRQGPGTRSSAKAQGPAQAPRPRGPLKHQGPGARSSTKAQGPAQAPRPRGPLKHQGPGARSSTKAQGPAQAPRPRGPLKHQGPGARSSTKAQGPAQAPRPRGPLKHQGPGAHSSTKAQGPAQAPRPRGPLKHQGPGARSSTKAQGPTQVVRQSTAKLK; encoded by the exons ATGTTGGAAGGACAAGTGACTCAAAATTCCACAAGGCAGCCAAGGCCGAGGGACCCGCTCAAACGCCAAGGCCCAGGGACCCGCTCAAACGCCAAGGCCCAGGGACCCGCTCAAACGCCAAGGCCCAGGGACCCGCTCAAACGCCAAGGCCCAGGGGCCCGCTCAAACGCCAAGGCCCAGGGGCCCGCTCAAACGCCAAGGCCCAGGGACCCGCTCAAGCGCCAAGGCCCAGGGACCCGCTCAAACGCCAAGGCCCAGGGGCCCGCTCAAACGCCAAGGCCCAGTGACCCGCTCAAACGCCAAGGCCCAGGGGCCCGCTCAAACGCCAAGGCCCAGGGGCCCGCTCAAACGCCAAGGCCCAGGGGCCCGCTCAAACGCCAAGGCCCAGGGACCCGCTCAAACGCCAAGGCCCAGGGGCCCGCTCAAACGCCAAGGTCCAGGGGCCCGCTCAAACGCCAAGGCCCAGGGACCCGCTCAAACGCCAAGGCCCAGGGGCCCGCTCAAGCGCCAAGGCCCAGGGACCCGCTCAAGCGCCAAGGCCCAGGGACCCGCTCAAACGCCAAGGCCCAGGGGCCCGCTCAAACGCCAAGGCCCAGGGACCCGCTCAAACGCCAAGGCCCAGGGGCCCGCTCAAACGCCAAG GCCCAGGGGCCCGCTCAAACGCCAAGGCCCAGGGGCCCGCTCAAACGCCAAGGCCCAGGGGCCCGCTCAAACGCCAAGGCCCAGGGGCCCGCTCAAACGCCAAGGCCCAGGGACCCGCTCAAACGCCTAGGCCCAGGGGCCCGCTCAAACGCCAAGGCCCAGGGGCCCGCTCAAACGCCAAGGCCCAGGGACCCGCTCAAACGCCAAGGCCCAGGGACCCGCTCAAACGCCAAGGCCCAGGGACCCGCTCAAACGCCAAGGCCCAGGGACCCGCTCAAGCGCCAAGGCCCAGGGACCCGCTCAAGCGCCAAGGCCCAGGGACCCGCTCAAGCGCCAAGGCCCAGGGGCCCGCTCAAGCACCAAGGCCCAGGGGCCCGCTCAAGCACCAAGGCCCAGGGGCCCGCTCAAGCACCAAGGCCCAGGGGCCCGCTCAAGCACCAAGGCCCAGGGGCCCGCTCAAGCACCAAGGCCCAGGGGCCCGCTCAAGCACCAAGGCCCAGGGGCCCGCTCAAGCACCAAGGCCCAGGGGCCCGCTCAAGCACCAAGGCCCAGGGGCCCGCTCAAGCACCAAGGCCCAGGGGCCCGCTCAAACACCAAGGCCCAGGGGCCCACTCAAGCACCAAGGCCCAGGGGCCCGCTCAAGCACCAAGGCCCAGGGGCCCGCTCAAGCACCAAGGCCCAGGGGCCCGCTCAAGCACCAAGGCCCAGGGGCCCACTCAAGTAGTTCGCCAATCCACAGCAAAACTAAAATAA